Proteins from a genomic interval of Acidobacteriota bacterium:
- a CDS encoding S8 family serine peptidase encodes MSSSHSFPDLRLYRMLWLAIAALLVLFFVLVPGALGAQEELDPFQELLIKKTDFDTETRAAVTQGESVEVLVTFRDRDEDAAGMLRQSVDEEEGLQAQLEYRSAVWGLFKGAVLQDLEQQDLAVEVTRDFDYLPVTVVQIQSPEQAEALLSHPDVLGLSQNRWYEPMVSKSLPLINHQGALNVVHGSGSQLGAHSSVVVIDSGVDYTLPTFGSCEAAGEEGCVVSYARDFAPEDGELDNTGHGTNVAGIVHAVAPGAKIISLDVFRDVGGGVQRASRDDIIAAIDWALRNTYWHKIKAINLSLGSPRRFNVCAAASTFSPYHSAFELLYQYGIMPVVASGNEADPNQVTDPACAPKAVAVGSVLDTDITFLNHQNFFYGSCWENPGTPKDTVSCFSNGGPELDLLAPGDKITAAGITTQGTSQAAPHVAGAAAVLRSYYRWESIPETLARMTRSGTPITDHRTGEVYPRLDLGAALQVDPCELNSLAPGCVLGRDDCGQRFDGAICEQFRDVIFDLCLVKPWICVEPWPTEPLQDFDPERFRGRRF; translated from the coding sequence ATGTCTAGCAGTCATTCCTTTCCCGACCTTCGCCTCTATCGCATGCTGTGGTTGGCCATCGCAGCGCTCCTCGTCCTGTTCTTCGTACTGGTGCCCGGAGCACTGGGAGCCCAGGAGGAGCTCGATCCCTTCCAGGAGCTCCTGATCAAAAAAACTGACTTCGACACCGAGACCCGCGCCGCCGTCACCCAGGGTGAATCCGTGGAGGTCCTCGTCACCTTCCGGGATCGCGACGAGGACGCGGCCGGGATGCTCCGGCAGTCGGTGGACGAAGAAGAAGGGCTCCAGGCCCAGCTCGAGTATCGCTCCGCGGTCTGGGGCCTGTTCAAAGGAGCCGTTCTCCAGGATCTGGAGCAGCAGGATCTCGCAGTGGAGGTGACCCGGGACTTCGACTACCTCCCCGTGACAGTGGTGCAGATCCAGAGTCCCGAACAGGCCGAGGCTCTGCTCAGCCATCCCGACGTCCTGGGCCTGTCGCAAAATCGCTGGTACGAACCCATGGTGAGCAAAAGCCTGCCGCTGATCAACCACCAAGGAGCCCTCAACGTCGTCCACGGCAGCGGCTCCCAACTCGGCGCCCATAGCTCGGTGGTGGTCATCGACAGCGGTGTCGACTACACCCTCCCCACCTTCGGCTCCTGTGAGGCCGCGGGAGAGGAAGGGTGCGTGGTCTCCTACGCGCGGGACTTCGCCCCCGAAGACGGCGAGCTGGACAACACCGGTCACGGCACCAACGTCGCCGGCATTGTCCACGCCGTGGCGCCGGGGGCCAAGATCATCTCCCTGGACGTCTTCCGCGACGTCGGCGGCGGCGTCCAAAGGGCCTCCAGAGACGACATCATCGCCGCCATCGACTGGGCCCTGCGCAACACCTACTGGCACAAGATCAAAGCCATCAACTTGAGCCTGGGCAGCCCGCGACGGTTCAATGTCTGCGCCGCCGCATCGACCTTCAGCCCCTACCATTCGGCCTTCGAACTGCTCTACCAATACGGCATCATGCCGGTGGTGGCCAGCGGCAACGAAGCCGATCCCAATCAAGTGACCGACCCCGCTTGCGCTCCCAAGGCAGTGGCGGTGGGCTCGGTGCTCGACACCGACATCACCTTCCTCAATCACCAGAACTTCTTCTACGGCAGCTGCTGGGAGAATCCCGGCACTCCGAAGGATACGGTGAGCTGTTTCTCCAACGGCGGCCCGGAGCTCGATCTGCTGGCCCCCGGCGACAAGATCACCGCCGCCGGCATCACCACCCAGGGCACCTCCCAGGCCGCTCCCCATGTCGCCGGTGCTGCCGCGGTGCTGCGTTCCTACTACCGCTGGGAGTCGATCCCGGAAACCCTGGCACGCATGACCCGCAGTGGCACCCCCATCACCGATCATCGCACCGGTGAGGTCTACCCCCGACTAGATCTCGGCGCCGCCCTGCAGGTGGATCCCTGCGAGCTCAACAGTCTGGCTCCGGGGTGTGTCCTCGGACGAGACGACTGCGGTCAGCGTTTCGACGGCGCCATCTGCGAGCAATTCCGCGACGTGATCTTCGATCTCTGCCTGGTCAAGCCGTGGATCTGCGTCGAACCCTGGCCCACTGAGCCACTGCAGGATTTCGACCCCGAACGCTTCCGCGGCCGCCGCTTCTAA
- a CDS encoding S8 family serine peptidase produces MNDRQRLIHRRRGLGSIAATFLALTLILLPGSLAAQEEPDNFAALMAKKSDLDAETLNAIQEGQGVEVLVTFRDKDDNAVHMLKQSVDEEEGLQAQLEYRAAVWGLYKGSVFQDLEEQDMAVEVTRDYDNLPIALVQVQSQEQLETLASHPDVLGVSQDQWMYPALSQSLPQINHAQAEAKLAQHGMLLGQYGSVAVIDTGVDYTHPDFGSCDAAGDPGCAVSIARDFAPDDGALDDHGHGTNVAGIVHGVAPGAKILALDVFQRDSRGNLGALTSDIIDAINWVIRNTYWHKVKAINLSLGGPRRYTFCTSDLTFSPYRQAFELARDYGIMPVVASGNDGHANYVAEPACSNQAVAVGAVLDHTVPPGNGYSYPLAGCTDPVGTPIDTVNCFSNGGPELELLAPGTLITAAGITFPGTSQAAPHVAGAAAALRSFYRWESVEETLTRLTASGTPITDGRNGQVFPRLDLGAAMGIDPCAINPLAPGCVIGRDDCGQRYDGPICDHFRDGILDLCVVKPWICVEPWPEIPLIDFDPERFRGRRFW; encoded by the coding sequence ATGAACGATCGTCAACGACTCATTCACCGCCGCCGGGGCTTGGGGAGCATCGCTGCGACCTTCCTCGCCCTGACTTTGATCCTCCTGCCAGGCAGCCTGGCAGCGCAGGAGGAGCCGGACAACTTCGCGGCTCTCATGGCCAAGAAGAGCGACCTCGATGCCGAAACGCTGAACGCCATCCAGGAAGGCCAGGGCGTCGAAGTGCTGGTGACCTTCCGTGACAAAGACGACAACGCCGTCCACATGCTCAAGCAGTCGGTGGACGAGGAGGAAGGGCTGCAGGCGCAGCTCGAGTACCGGGCCGCCGTCTGGGGGCTCTACAAAGGCTCCGTCTTCCAGGACCTGGAAGAGCAGGACATGGCCGTGGAGGTCACCCGCGACTACGACAACCTGCCGATTGCCCTGGTGCAGGTTCAGAGCCAGGAACAGCTGGAGACCCTCGCCAGCCACCCCGATGTCCTCGGCGTCAGCCAGGACCAATGGATGTACCCCGCGCTGAGCCAGAGCCTGCCGCAGATCAACCACGCCCAGGCTGAGGCCAAGCTGGCGCAGCACGGCATGCTCCTGGGCCAGTACGGCTCGGTGGCGGTCATCGACACCGGCGTCGACTACACCCACCCCGACTTCGGTAGCTGCGACGCCGCCGGCGATCCCGGCTGCGCGGTCTCCATCGCCCGCGACTTCGCTCCGGACGACGGCGCGCTGGACGACCACGGCCACGGCACCAACGTCGCCGGCATCGTCCACGGCGTGGCCCCGGGAGCCAAGATTCTCGCCCTCGACGTCTTCCAGCGGGATTCCCGGGGCAACCTGGGAGCCCTCACCTCGGACATCATCGACGCCATCAACTGGGTCATCCGCAACACCTACTGGCACAAGGTCAAGGCCATCAACCTCAGCCTGGGTGGCCCCCGGCGTTATACCTTCTGCACCTCGGACCTGACCTTCAGCCCCTACCGCCAGGCCTTCGAGCTGGCCCGGGACTACGGCATCATGCCGGTGGTGGCCAGCGGCAACGACGGCCACGCCAACTACGTGGCCGAGCCCGCCTGCTCCAACCAGGCCGTGGCCGTGGGCGCGGTCCTCGACCACACCGTCCCCCCGGGCAATGGCTACAGCTATCCCCTCGCCGGCTGCACCGACCCCGTCGGTACTCCCATCGACACTGTCAACTGCTTCTCCAACGGCGGTCCGGAACTCGAGCTGCTGGCCCCCGGCACCCTCATCACCGCCGCTGGGATCACCTTCCCCGGGACTTCTCAGGCGGCGCCCCACGTCGCCGGTGCCGCTGCCGCCCTGCGCTCCTTCTATCGTTGGGAGTCGGTGGAAGAGACGCTGACCCGCCTCACCGCCAGCGGCACGCCCATCACCGACGGGCGTAACGGTCAGGTCTTCCCGCGCCTCGACCTGGGGGCGGCCATGGGCATCGACCCCTGCGCCATCAACCCCCTGGCCCCGGGCTGCGTCATCGGCCGTGACGACTGCGGTCAGCGCTACGACGGCCCGATCTGCGACCACTTCCGGGATGGGATCCTGGACCTGTGCGTGGTCAAGCCGTGGATCTGCGTCGAGCCGTGGCCGGAGATCCCGCTGATCGACTTCGACCCCGAGCGTTTCCGCGGGCGCCGGTTCTGGTGA
- a CDS encoding zf-TFIIB domain-containing protein, with protein sequence MQLLTQCPECSRRRDVTGQAPGTSLPCPCGATLTVPAPSLGDAEVVRCSSCGSPRQGQEATCRFCAADFTLHERDLNIVCGSCLHRASGKGRFCHHCGSPLLKDQALDVSGSLCPACTEDTKLQSRRLSRDLAVLECPRCAGLWLEWEPFRLLEKEAQQNAQAAIERRPASVTPVETQQQQSRAYRPCIVCGNLMNRRNYARSSGVIIDTCKDHGVWFDFEELARILTWIRRGGLQREGARQKQELTELERRKRLERLDKSGPMGGGGGTLLGEDSRSGIWLLDLLVDFLLP encoded by the coding sequence GTGCAACTGCTCACCCAATGCCCCGAATGTAGCCGTCGGCGGGACGTCACCGGCCAAGCCCCCGGCACGTCCTTGCCTTGCCCCTGCGGAGCCACCCTGACGGTCCCCGCCCCCTCGCTGGGGGATGCGGAGGTGGTGCGCTGCTCTTCCTGTGGCAGTCCCCGCCAAGGCCAGGAGGCCACCTGCCGCTTCTGCGCTGCCGATTTCACCCTCCACGAAAGAGACCTCAACATCGTCTGTGGCAGCTGCCTGCACCGCGCCAGCGGCAAGGGCCGCTTTTGCCACCATTGCGGCAGCCCGCTGCTCAAGGACCAAGCGCTGGACGTCTCCGGCTCCCTATGCCCTGCCTGCACCGAGGACACGAAGCTCCAAAGTCGGCGCCTCTCCCGGGATCTCGCGGTCTTGGAATGCCCCCGTTGCGCCGGGCTGTGGCTCGAATGGGAACCCTTCCGGCTGTTGGAGAAAGAGGCCCAGCAGAACGCCCAAGCCGCCATCGAGCGGCGCCCGGCCTCGGTCACCCCGGTGGAGACTCAGCAGCAGCAGAGCCGCGCCTACCGGCCGTGCATCGTCTGCGGCAACCTGATGAATCGCCGCAATTACGCCCGCAGCAGCGGCGTCATCATCGACACCTGCAAAGACCACGGCGTGTGGTTCGACTTCGAGGAGCTGGCGCGCATCCTCACCTGGATCCGCCGCGGCGGCCTGCAGCGGGAGGGCGCTCGGCAAAAGCAAGAGCTAACCGAGCTGGAGCGCAGGAAACGCCTCGAACGACTGGACAAGAGCGGGCCCATGGGTGGTGGCGGCGGTACGCTGCTGGGCGAAGATTCGCGGTCGGGGATTTGGCTTCTCGACCTGCTGGTGGACTTTCTGCTCCCCTGA
- a CDS encoding shikimate kinase, with amino-acid sequence MEGYYDHHATLQLNRPLAVAGMIGSPYRHTAYHVSSRTGLPFTDLDRKIEHEAGQSLWDLVTLRGEPALRELERKVLLQTLRARPAGIIALGDGTLLDADNKRAVLESTTLVHLEMDLAANYWHIRRHEEEHGRFWNPFLPSPITRIEELRPVFQQLEPSLRDAHWVLPAAGRHSSQLALEIIGRLQEVKAG; translated from the coding sequence ATGGAAGGCTATTACGATCACCACGCGACCCTACAACTGAACCGCCCCCTGGCCGTCGCCGGCATGATCGGCAGCCCCTACCGCCACACGGCGTACCACGTCTCGTCGCGCACCGGCCTGCCGTTCACTGATCTCGACCGCAAGATAGAGCACGAGGCGGGACAATCCCTGTGGGATCTGGTGACTCTTCGCGGAGAGCCAGCCCTGCGCGAGCTGGAGCGCAAGGTGCTGCTCCAGACCCTGCGCGCCCGCCCCGCCGGCATCATCGCTCTGGGAGACGGCACCCTCCTCGACGCCGACAACAAGCGGGCGGTGCTGGAGTCGACGACGCTGGTGCACTTGGAGATGGACCTGGCGGCGAACTATTGGCATATCCGGCGCCATGAAGAAGAGCATGGACGCTTCTGGAATCCCTTCCTGCCCTCCCCCATCACCCGGATCGAGGAACTGCGGCCGGTGTTCCAGCAGCTGGAGCCGAGCCTGCGGGATGCGCATTGGGTCCTGCCGGCGGCGGGCCGCCACTCGTCTCAGCTGGCGCTGGAGATCATCGGCCGCCTGCAGGAGGTGAAGGCGGGTTGA
- a CDS encoding protein kinase: MVNKIAHYQLLEEVARGGMGVIYRAHDTRLQRTVALKFLPSEQSEDTVAHQRFLLEAQAVSQLDHPNICTLHEIGETDDGARFLCMPFYEGETLRSCMQREDLAPAEVVEWIRQIALGLGAAHRRGIVHRDIKPGNVMITGDGVVKLLDFGVSRLVGSERVTRAGHAVGTSGYMAPEVLRGEAGDQRSDIWSLGILMYEMLAGQRPFRGAAESAVLLSVLMDPPEPLGERGRVGNRDLTPVVFKALEKDPGRRYQSVDELLADLESADERSTENAVPVGLSAGSGRSSIAVLPFADLSEAQDQEYFCCGLAEELIHRLGGLSGLRVASRTSSFQFLGQAQDVRLIGRQLNVDAVLEGSVRKSGDQLRITVQLIKTADGYHLWSQRYDHRMEDLFAVQDKIARRIIEALRGTWIQDEQTQEMESLPEPHMDAFHLYLQGRHQWDRRTEEGLRRSIELFQEAIERQEDFARAHAALADAYAVLGLYGVAAPDEVMPEARQAAQRALELNPELAGPHNTLGLLRSVYEWDPEASAQSFRRALELDPQHAPAHHWYAMNYLVPHGKFVAARRHLGIALELDPLNLAVSTSLGLQRLFAHRYEEAVSELQSTLEMDEGFAMAHFFLGRAYDQLGRSQEAVGSLRRAIELSGGSPEMFSALGCASVGAGDLRRARELLRRLKEVAAERYVSPVLKARLLLRLGERENALTALEQAAGLRATDLIWLGVGPLYDPLREEPRFRALLERVGLGRVAAVEEPGASRGLNPPSPPAGGR; this comes from the coding sequence ATGGTGAATAAGATCGCCCATTACCAGCTTTTGGAAGAGGTGGCCCGTGGTGGCATGGGGGTGATTTACCGTGCTCACGACACGCGTCTCCAGCGCACCGTGGCGCTCAAGTTCCTGCCCTCCGAGCAGAGCGAGGACACCGTTGCTCACCAGCGTTTCCTGCTCGAAGCCCAGGCGGTGTCCCAGCTCGACCATCCGAATATCTGCACCCTCCACGAGATCGGCGAGACCGACGACGGCGCTCGCTTCCTGTGCATGCCGTTCTACGAGGGGGAGACCCTGCGTTCGTGCATGCAGCGGGAGGATCTGGCGCCGGCGGAGGTGGTGGAGTGGATCCGGCAGATCGCCTTGGGGCTGGGAGCCGCCCACCGCCGGGGCATCGTGCACCGGGATATCAAGCCCGGCAACGTAATGATCACCGGCGATGGGGTGGTCAAGCTGTTGGATTTCGGCGTCTCGCGGTTGGTGGGCAGCGAGCGGGTGACCCGAGCGGGGCACGCCGTAGGCACCAGCGGCTATATGGCGCCGGAAGTTCTGCGCGGCGAAGCTGGCGATCAGCGCTCCGACATCTGGTCCTTGGGCATCCTGATGTACGAGATGCTCGCCGGCCAGCGGCCGTTCCGCGGGGCCGCCGAGTCGGCGGTGCTGCTCTCGGTGTTGATGGATCCGCCGGAGCCCTTGGGAGAGCGGGGGCGGGTGGGAAATCGGGATCTCACGCCGGTGGTGTTCAAGGCTCTGGAGAAGGACCCCGGGCGCCGGTATCAGAGCGTCGATGAGCTGCTGGCGGATCTTGAGAGCGCCGACGAGCGCTCCACCGAGAACGCCGTGCCGGTGGGGCTCTCGGCGGGCTCTGGGCGCTCCTCCATCGCCGTGCTGCCCTTCGCCGATCTCAGCGAGGCACAGGATCAGGAGTATTTCTGCTGCGGTTTGGCGGAGGAGCTGATCCACCGGCTGGGGGGCCTGTCCGGCCTGCGGGTGGCTTCCCGGACCTCCTCCTTCCAATTCCTCGGTCAGGCCCAGGATGTGCGCCTCATCGGCCGGCAGCTCAACGTCGACGCGGTGCTCGAGGGCAGCGTGCGCAAATCCGGCGATCAGCTGCGCATCACCGTCCAGCTGATCAAGACCGCCGACGGCTATCACCTGTGGTCCCAGCGCTACGACCACCGCATGGAAGACCTGTTCGCGGTGCAGGACAAGATCGCCCGGCGGATCATCGAGGCTCTTCGGGGGACCTGGATCCAGGACGAGCAAACCCAGGAGATGGAGTCGCTGCCGGAGCCCCACATGGATGCTTTCCACCTCTACCTCCAGGGACGCCATCAATGGGATCGGCGCACCGAGGAGGGGTTGCGGCGGAGCATCGAGCTCTTCCAGGAGGCCATCGAGCGGCAGGAGGACTTCGCCCGTGCCCACGCTGCTCTGGCGGACGCCTACGCCGTCCTCGGTCTCTACGGCGTGGCAGCGCCGGACGAGGTGATGCCGGAGGCTCGCCAGGCGGCGCAACGGGCTCTAGAGCTGAACCCGGAGCTGGCGGGGCCCCACAACACCTTGGGGCTGCTGCGCTCGGTTTACGAATGGGACCCGGAGGCGTCGGCGCAATCCTTCCGCCGGGCCCTGGAGCTCGATCCCCAGCACGCCCCGGCGCACCATTGGTACGCCATGAACTACTTGGTGCCCCACGGCAAATTCGTCGCCGCCCGCCGCCACCTGGGCATCGCCCTGGAGCTCGACCCGCTGAATCTGGCGGTGAGTACCAGCCTCGGGCTGCAACGCCTCTTCGCCCACCGCTATGAGGAGGCGGTGAGCGAGCTGCAGTCGACGCTGGAGATGGACGAGGGCTTCGCCATGGCCCACTTCTTCCTCGGCCGGGCCTACGACCAGCTGGGGCGCTCCCAGGAAGCGGTGGGCAGCCTCCGCCGGGCCATCGAGCTCTCCGGCGGCAGTCCGGAGATGTTCTCTGCCCTGGGGTGTGCTTCGGTGGGGGCCGGAGATCTCCGGCGGGCCAGGGAGCTGCTACGGCGCCTGAAGGAAGTCGCCGCCGAGCGCTATGTCTCGCCGGTGCTCAAGGCGCGGCTCTTGCTGCGGCTGGGGGAGCGGGAGAACGCTCTGACGGCGCTGGAGCAGGCCGCCGGGCTGCGGGCCACGGATCTGATCTGGCTGGGGGTCGGGCCGCTCTACGATCCGCTACGGGAGGAGCCGCGCTTTCGCGCTCTTCTGGAGCGGGTCGGGCTGGGCAGGGTCGCCGCCGTCGAGGAGCCCGGCGCCAGTCGAGGCCTCAACCCGCCTTCACCTCCTGCAGGCGGCCGATGA
- a CDS encoding response regulator transcription factor, with translation MSSTRIFIVEDEPDIAEVLEYNLGREGFEVQSFERGDTALTATRRDTPDLVLLDLMLPGLDGLEFARMLKREPATSRIPVIMLTAKGEEVDRIVGLELGADDYITKPFSPREVVLRVKAVLRRHSNGGEETAELLEAGPVRLDVPGHQLQIGDEEIALTATEFRLLKLLMERSGRVQSRSRLLSDVWGYAEDVDSRTVDTHIRRLRRKLGDEATRIETVVGVGYRFKP, from the coding sequence ATGAGTAGCACGCGTATCTTCATCGTCGAGGACGAACCGGATATCGCCGAAGTCCTCGAGTACAACCTGGGGCGGGAGGGATTCGAAGTCCAGAGCTTCGAGCGCGGAGACACAGCGTTGACGGCCACCCGGAGGGACACCCCGGACCTGGTGCTGCTGGACCTCATGCTGCCGGGCCTGGACGGCCTGGAGTTCGCCCGGATGCTGAAACGGGAGCCCGCCACCTCGCGCATCCCGGTGATCATGCTCACCGCCAAGGGCGAAGAGGTGGACCGCATCGTCGGCCTCGAGCTCGGAGCCGACGACTACATCACCAAGCCCTTCAGCCCACGAGAAGTGGTCCTGAGGGTCAAGGCGGTGCTACGCCGTCACTCCAACGGCGGCGAGGAAACCGCGGAATTGCTGGAAGCCGGACCGGTACGTCTCGACGTACCCGGTCACCAACTGCAGATCGGTGACGAGGAGATCGCCCTCACCGCCACCGAGTTCCGTCTTCTCAAGCTCCTCATGGAGCGCTCCGGCCGGGTGCAGAGCCGCAGCCGGTTGCTCTCCGACGTCTGGGGCTATGCCGAGGACGTCGACAGTCGCACCGTCGACACCCACATCCGCCGTCTGCGCCGCAAACTCGGCGACGAGGCGACCCGTATCGAAACCGTCGTGGGGGTCGGTTACCGCTTCAAACCCTGA